A window from Caulobacter sp. X encodes these proteins:
- the tetR gene encoding tetracycline resistance transcriptional repressor TetR, with product MKVDRRRILDTALELLNEVGVDALSTRAIAERLGVRQPALYWHFKSKQALLDALNDEILARAHDGRAPREGEAWQDFFRRNARSFRTALLSYRDGARIHAGTEAAPDDLDHVEAQLMVLVRAGFSPGRALQLFVAISRYVVGCVLEEQASPIAGTGQQTRLDEAAQAYPVIAEAIAQYRVGGHEGLFERGLDLIVRGAEAELATAPR from the coding sequence ATGAAGGTCGATCGGCGGCGCATCCTGGATACGGCGCTGGAGTTGCTGAACGAGGTCGGGGTCGACGCCCTGTCGACCCGCGCGATCGCCGAGCGCCTGGGCGTGCGACAGCCAGCGCTCTATTGGCACTTCAAGAGCAAGCAGGCGCTTCTGGACGCCCTCAACGACGAGATTTTGGCGCGGGCGCACGACGGGCGCGCGCCGCGCGAGGGCGAGGCGTGGCAGGACTTCTTCCGCCGCAACGCCAGGAGTTTTCGCACGGCCCTGTTGTCCTATCGCGACGGAGCTCGGATCCACGCCGGCACCGAGGCCGCGCCCGACGACCTCGATCATGTCGAGGCCCAGCTCATGGTGCTGGTGCGGGCCGGGTTTTCGCCGGGGCGGGCCTTGCAGCTCTTCGTCGCCATCAGCCGCTATGTCGTCGGCTGCGTGCTTGAGGAGCAGGCCTCGCCCATCGCCGGCACGGGTCAGCAGACCAGGCTGGACGAAGCCGCCCAGGCCTATCCGGTGATCGCCGAAGCTATCGCCCAGTACCGCGTCGGCGGTCACGAAGGCCTGTTCGAGCGAGGGCTGGACCTGATCGTGCGCGGCGCCGAGGCGGAGCTCGCTACCGCGCCGCGCTGA
- a CDS encoding sorbosone dehydrogenase family protein, producing the protein MRRRVREILIIGVAMAALSACGQSQSQTGPVGYGPNPALPEPRKSLIPTVKVSDVVGWPSGVTPTAPAGFRVQPFATGLDHPRWLLVLPNGDVLVAESAAPPKAEPPHGLRGFFETMLMKKAGSVTPSANRITLLRDADHDGAAELKTPFLTNLYSPFGMALVGDTLYVANADAIVAFPYKAGETQITAAPRKIADLPGGPINHHWTKNIIASKDGSKLYATVGSNSNVGENGMQNEVDRAAILEVDLATGAKRVFASGLRNPNGMGWNPATGELWTSVNERDELGNDLVPDYMTSVREGGFYGWPYSYFGRHVDKRVKDSDRRPDLVERAIVPDYALGAHTASLGLTFYEGASFPARYKDGVFVGQHGSWNRKPQAGYKVVFVPFAGGKPAGPVEDFLTGFLNKDGKAQGRPVGVTVDTSGALLVADDVGNAVWRVSAAR; encoded by the coding sequence ATGCGTCGCAGGGTTCGCGAAATCTTGATCATCGGCGTCGCCATGGCGGCGCTGTCGGCCTGTGGCCAAAGCCAGTCCCAGACGGGTCCGGTGGGCTATGGGCCCAATCCGGCCCTGCCCGAGCCGCGCAAGAGCCTGATCCCGACCGTTAAGGTTTCGGACGTCGTCGGCTGGCCGTCGGGCGTGACGCCGACCGCGCCGGCGGGCTTCCGCGTGCAGCCCTTCGCCACGGGCCTCGACCATCCTCGCTGGCTGCTGGTCCTGCCCAACGGCGACGTGCTGGTCGCCGAAAGCGCCGCCCCGCCCAAGGCCGAGCCCCCGCACGGCCTGCGCGGCTTCTTCGAGACGATGCTGATGAAGAAGGCCGGCTCGGTCACGCCCAGCGCCAACCGCATCACCCTGCTGCGCGACGCCGACCACGACGGCGCAGCCGAGCTGAAGACGCCGTTCCTGACGAACCTCTATTCGCCGTTCGGCATGGCCCTGGTCGGCGACACGCTGTACGTCGCCAACGCCGACGCGATCGTCGCCTTCCCCTACAAGGCCGGCGAGACCCAGATCACCGCCGCGCCGCGCAAGATCGCCGACCTGCCGGGCGGGCCGATCAACCACCACTGGACCAAGAACATCATCGCCAGCAAGGACGGCTCGAAGCTCTATGCGACCGTCGGCTCGAACAGCAATGTCGGCGAGAACGGCATGCAGAACGAAGTCGACCGCGCGGCGATCCTGGAGGTCGACCTGGCGACGGGCGCCAAGCGCGTCTTCGCCTCGGGCCTGCGCAATCCCAACGGCATGGGCTGGAACCCGGCGACCGGCGAGCTGTGGACCTCTGTCAACGAGCGCGACGAACTCGGCAACGACCTGGTGCCCGACTACATGACCTCGGTGCGCGAGGGCGGTTTCTACGGTTGGCCCTACAGCTACTTCGGCCGCCACGTGGACAAGCGCGTCAAGGACAGCGACCGCCGCCCCGACCTCGTCGAGCGCGCCATCGTTCCCGACTACGCCCTGGGCGCCCACACCGCCTCGCTGGGCCTGACCTTCTATGAGGGCGCCAGCTTCCCGGCCCGCTACAAGGACGGCGTGTTCGTCGGCCAGCACGGCTCGTGGAACCGCAAGCCACAGGCCGGCTACAAGGTCGTGTTCGTGCCGTTCGCGGGCGGCAAGCCGGCGGGTCCCGTCGAGGACTTCCTGACGGGCTTCCTGAACAAGGACGGCAAGGCGCAAGGGCGTCCGGTGGGGGTGACGGTCGACACGTCCGGCGCGCTGCTGGTGGCCGATGACGTGGGGAACGCGGTCTGGCGGGTCAGCGCGGCGCGGTAG
- the tet gene encoding Tet(A)/Tet(B)/Tet(C) family tetracycline efflux MFS transporter, protein MINFNFDRSRAAFGLILTTVALDVAGIGLVMPIIPRLLREVGHTGDLGWRFGAFLGLYALMQFLCAPVLGAISDKVGRRPVLLVSLAGAAIDYVFMAFAPSLAWLFVGRAIAGITGANMAVAQAYIADITPEAQRARRFGMFSAMFGVGFILGPMLGGVLGGFWVRAPFIAAAVLNGVNLLLALFALPESHRERRTGPFDRSAFNPFGALRWATAFPALLPLLAAYAMLTIVGEVGGTIWVLYGEDKFAWDPWTIGFSLAGFGVFTALTQAFLSGPLAERFGERRTLTIGILCDAFAYVAIALAAKGWMAFLLLPMFCLGGVGQPSIQSLLSAQVGEDQQGRLQGVLASLASLASIIGPVVIAQVYFASRGWFPGLVWVGGAAVGLLCLPILLSRSQRKLAQQD, encoded by the coding sequence ATGATAAATTTTAATTTCGACCGCTCGCGAGCCGCCTTCGGCCTCATTCTGACCACCGTGGCGCTGGACGTGGCGGGCATCGGCTTGGTCATGCCGATCATTCCGCGCCTGCTGCGCGAGGTCGGCCACACCGGCGACCTGGGCTGGCGGTTCGGCGCCTTCCTCGGCCTCTACGCCCTGATGCAGTTCCTGTGCGCCCCGGTGCTGGGCGCGATCAGCGACAAGGTTGGCCGGCGCCCGGTGCTGCTGGTCTCGCTGGCGGGCGCGGCCATCGACTATGTGTTCATGGCTTTCGCGCCGTCCCTGGCCTGGCTGTTCGTCGGGCGGGCCATCGCGGGGATCACGGGGGCCAATATGGCCGTGGCCCAGGCCTACATCGCCGACATCACGCCCGAGGCCCAGCGAGCCCGACGCTTTGGCATGTTCAGCGCCATGTTCGGCGTCGGCTTCATCCTGGGCCCGATGCTGGGGGGCGTGCTGGGCGGGTTCTGGGTGCGCGCGCCGTTCATCGCGGCGGCCGTTCTGAACGGCGTCAACCTGCTGCTGGCCCTGTTCGCTCTGCCGGAGTCGCATCGCGAGCGGCGGACAGGACCGTTCGACCGCTCGGCCTTCAATCCGTTCGGCGCCTTGCGCTGGGCGACGGCCTTCCCCGCCCTGCTGCCGTTGCTGGCGGCCTACGCCATGCTGACCATCGTCGGCGAGGTCGGCGGCACGATCTGGGTGCTGTACGGCGAGGACAAATTCGCCTGGGATCCGTGGACCATCGGCTTCTCCCTCGCCGGCTTCGGCGTCTTCACGGCCCTGACCCAGGCCTTCCTCTCCGGGCCGTTGGCCGAACGTTTCGGAGAGCGGCGCACGCTGACGATCGGCATCCTCTGTGACGCCTTCGCCTATGTCGCCATTGCTCTGGCCGCCAAGGGCTGGATGGCCTTCCTGCTGCTGCCGATGTTCTGCCTGGGCGGCGTGGGCCAACCGTCCATCCAGTCGCTGCTGTCGGCGCAAGTGGGCGAAGACCAGCAAGGCCGGCTGCAGGGCGTGCTGGCCAGCCTAGCCAGCCTGGCCTCGATCATCGGCCCCGTGGTCATCGCCCAGGTCTATTTCGCCAGCCGCGGCTGGTTCCCCGGTCTCGTTTGGGTCGGGGGAGCGGCGGTCGGCCTGCTATGCCTGCCGATCTTGCTCAGCCGTTCGCAGCGGAAACTTGCACAACAAGACTGA
- a CDS encoding arylesterase, translating to MEKFHTAPAPRRAFLGGLLALAVPGVVPSAVQAAARRKAPQPPPLVTVLGDSITAGLGLAQDRALPAWLQRTLDAMKIQARVFGFGAIGDTTKAGLSRVERIPPETAVCVVALGGNDLLQGADPAWTRENLRAIVTRLKARGVRVVLAGMRAPALLGIDYARRFSEVYPELAREEGVFYAPDFFTGVIGVSRYMQSDGIHPNAEGARIIAERLAPVVAQALRG from the coding sequence ATGGAGAAGTTCCACACCGCTCCCGCTCCCCGTCGCGCTTTCCTGGGCGGTCTGCTGGCCCTGGCCGTCCCGGGCGTCGTCCCAAGCGCCGTCCAAGCCGCCGCGCGCCGCAAGGCGCCGCAGCCTCCGCCGCTGGTCACCGTGCTCGGCGACTCCATCACCGCGGGACTTGGCCTGGCGCAGGATCGCGCGCTGCCCGCCTGGCTGCAGCGGACCCTGGACGCCATGAAGATCCAGGCCCGCGTGTTCGGCTTCGGCGCCATCGGCGACACGACCAAGGCGGGGCTGTCGCGGGTCGAGCGCATTCCGCCCGAGACCGCTGTCTGTGTCGTCGCCCTGGGCGGCAACGACCTGCTGCAGGGCGCCGACCCCGCCTGGACCCGCGAGAACCTGCGCGCCATCGTCACCCGACTGAAGGCCCGGGGCGTCCGGGTGGTGCTGGCGGGCATGCGCGCGCCGGCCCTGCTGGGGATCGACTACGCCCGCCGCTTCAGCGAGGTCTATCCGGAGCTGGCCCGAGAGGAGGGGGTGTTCTACGCGCCCGACTTCTTCACCGGCGTGATCGGGGTCTCGCGCTACATGCAGAGCGACGGCATCCACCCCAACGCCGAGGGCGCGCGGATCATCGCCGAGCGGCTCGCGCCAGTCGTGGCGCAGGCGTTGCGGGGATAG